A genome region from Mycolicibacterium litorale includes the following:
- a CDS encoding TetR/AcrR family transcriptional regulator, giving the protein MSSGQRRGRWSGVPLQDRQALRRDELIAAGVTLLGNAGGSVLTVRAVCREAGLTERYFYESFVDRDEFVRAVYDDVCTRAMSTLLHAETPRDAVERFVALMVDDPTRGRVLLLAPASEPILTQSGAEWMPNFIDLVQRKLTRITDPAVQAMVATGLIGALTALFTAYLDGRLTATREQFIDYCVDMLLSRVASH; this is encoded by the coding sequence GTGTCTTCCGGTCAACGACGCGGACGCTGGTCCGGGGTCCCTCTGCAGGACCGCCAGGCGTTGCGCCGTGACGAACTGATCGCCGCAGGCGTGACGCTGCTGGGCAATGCGGGCGGGTCGGTGCTGACCGTGCGCGCGGTGTGCCGGGAGGCCGGGCTGACCGAACGCTATTTCTACGAGAGCTTCGTCGACCGCGACGAATTCGTCCGCGCCGTCTACGACGACGTCTGCACCCGCGCGATGTCGACCCTGCTCCATGCCGAGACGCCGCGCGACGCCGTCGAACGCTTCGTGGCGCTGATGGTGGACGACCCCACCCGCGGCCGGGTACTGCTGCTGGCGCCGGCGTCCGAGCCGATCCTCACCCAGTCGGGCGCCGAGTGGATGCCCAACTTCATCGACCTGGTGCAGCGCAAGCTCACCCGCATCACCGACCCCGCAGTGCAGGCGATGGTCGCCACCGGGCTGATCGGCGCGCTGACCGCCCTGTTCACCGCCTACCTCGACGGCCGGCTGACCGCGACCCGCGAACAGTTCATCGACTACTGCGTCGACATGCTGCTCAGCAGGGTTGCCAGCCACTGA
- a CDS encoding NAD-dependent epimerase/dehydratase family protein, whose translation MALSVAVTGPTGDIGISAIEALEDHPDVGRIVGMARRPFDPAERGWTKTTYRQGDILDRDAVDALVADADVVVHLAFIIMGSRDESARINLAGTRNVFEATVAAKRPRRLVYTSSVAAYGYHSDNPVPITEDVPPRGSSEHYYSEQKAACEAALAEITSGSSLEVFVLRPCIVVGPKAPALADAMPWNQLPGPVRRVTQALPLLKPPFPDPGTPLQLVHHDDVAAAIAIAATTNAPPGAYNIAGDGVLSMSDVADALGARPVRVPRMAAVATSEVMARLPFVPSALEWLHAGRTSVVMDTSKARQQLGWTPRYTAAEALSSLAATIH comes from the coding sequence ATGGCACTGAGCGTGGCCGTCACGGGACCCACCGGGGATATCGGCATTTCGGCGATCGAGGCGCTGGAGGACCACCCCGACGTCGGCCGGATCGTCGGAATGGCCCGGCGGCCGTTCGATCCCGCCGAGCGGGGCTGGACCAAGACGACTTACCGGCAGGGCGACATCCTCGACCGGGACGCGGTCGATGCACTCGTCGCCGACGCGGACGTCGTCGTCCACCTGGCCTTCATCATCATGGGTTCGCGCGACGAGAGCGCGCGGATCAACCTGGCGGGCACCCGCAACGTGTTCGAGGCGACGGTCGCGGCGAAGCGGCCGCGCCGGCTGGTCTACACCTCGTCGGTCGCCGCCTACGGCTACCACTCCGACAACCCGGTGCCCATCACCGAGGACGTGCCGCCGCGCGGTTCGTCCGAGCACTACTACTCCGAGCAGAAGGCCGCGTGCGAAGCCGCGCTCGCCGAGATCACCTCCGGATCCTCACTCGAGGTGTTCGTGCTGCGGCCGTGCATCGTGGTCGGGCCGAAGGCGCCGGCCCTGGCCGACGCGATGCCGTGGAATCAGCTGCCCGGTCCGGTGCGGCGGGTGACCCAGGCGCTGCCGCTGCTCAAACCGCCGTTCCCGGATCCCGGCACTCCGCTGCAACTGGTGCACCACGACGACGTCGCGGCGGCCATCGCGATCGCGGCCACCACCAACGCGCCGCCCGGCGCCTACAACATCGCCGGCGACGGGGTGCTGTCGATGTCCGACGTCGCCGACGCGCTCGGCGCTCGTCCGGTGCGGGTGCCGCGGATGGCGGCGGTGGCCACCTCCGAGGTGATGGCGCGGCTGCCGTTCGTGCCGTCGGCGCTCGAGTGGTTACACGCGGGCCGGACATCGGTGGTGATGGACACCAGCAAGGCCAGGCAGCAGCTCGGCTGGACACCGAGATACACTGCGGCCGAAGCGCTTTCGTCGCTGGCCGCGACCATCCACTAA
- a CDS encoding SDR family oxidoreductase, translating to MTERLDDRTVLVTGANGGLGAEFVQQALDRGARRVYATARRPRRWDDERVVPLPLDLTDPASIATAAGAASDVDLLVNNAAIAPADDHSVLTLDEDVIRAIFETNFLGTVRVAKAFAPVLAANGGGAILNVLSLSAWLPLPTAYAASKAAAWSATNALRTALAGQGTTVTGLLVGMIDTAMSARWDVPKVTPESVVAQAYDGVATGAFEVLADDETRFVKSLLATPAEEFTATLAPALAGFVP from the coding sequence ATGACCGAACGACTCGACGACAGAACAGTGCTGGTCACCGGCGCCAACGGCGGCCTGGGCGCGGAGTTCGTCCAGCAGGCACTCGACCGCGGCGCGCGCCGCGTGTACGCCACGGCGCGCCGGCCCCGGCGGTGGGACGACGAGCGCGTCGTACCGCTCCCCCTCGACCTCACCGATCCGGCATCGATCGCCACGGCCGCCGGCGCCGCGTCCGACGTCGATCTGCTGGTCAACAACGCCGCCATCGCCCCCGCCGACGACCACTCCGTGCTGACGCTCGACGAGGACGTCATCCGCGCCATCTTCGAGACGAACTTCCTGGGCACCGTGCGGGTCGCGAAGGCGTTCGCGCCGGTGCTGGCGGCCAACGGCGGCGGGGCGATCCTCAACGTGTTGTCGCTGTCGGCGTGGTTGCCGCTGCCGACCGCGTACGCCGCGTCGAAGGCGGCCGCGTGGTCGGCGACCAACGCACTGCGGACCGCACTCGCCGGCCAGGGCACGACCGTCACCGGACTCCTCGTCGGCATGATCGACACCGCGATGTCCGCGCGCTGGGACGTTCCCAAGGTCACCCCGGAGAGTGTCGTCGCCCAGGCCTACGACGGTGTCGCCACCGGGGCGTTCGAGGTGCTCGCCGACGATGAGACGCGGTTCGTGAAGTCCCTGCTGGCGACGCCCGCGGAGGAGTTCACCGCCACCCTGGCGCCCGCGCTCGCGGGGTTCGTGCCGTGA
- a CDS encoding acyl-ACP desaturase: protein MHENLTDLHLLHELEPVVEKLLNRHLTMRKDWNPHDYIPWTDGKNYYALGGQDWDPEQSKLSEVAQTAMVQNLLTEDNLPSYHREIAMNMSMDGAWGQWVNRWTAEENRHGIALRDYLVVTRAVDPVQLEELRVEQMTRGFSPGQNQQGDLFAESLFDSVIYVTFQELATRVSHRNTGKACAEPVADQLLQRVSADENLHMIFYRDVSEAGFEIAPDQAMHSLHRVLRNFKMPGYTVPEFRRKAVIIAVGGVYDPRIHLDDVVMPVLKKWRIFEREDFTGEAARMRDDLGVLVEELKEACEKFENAKQKRLEREAKMAEKKASKVLASSAS from the coding sequence ATGCACGAGAACCTGACCGACCTGCACCTGCTGCACGAGCTGGAGCCGGTCGTCGAGAAGCTGCTCAACCGGCACCTGACGATGCGCAAGGACTGGAACCCGCACGACTACATCCCGTGGACGGACGGCAAGAACTACTACGCGCTGGGCGGTCAGGACTGGGATCCCGAGCAGTCGAAGCTCTCGGAGGTCGCGCAGACCGCGATGGTGCAGAACCTGCTCACCGAGGACAACCTGCCGTCGTATCACCGAGAGATCGCGATGAACATGAGCATGGACGGCGCCTGGGGTCAGTGGGTGAACCGCTGGACCGCCGAGGAGAACCGGCACGGCATCGCCCTGCGCGACTACCTCGTCGTGACCCGCGCGGTCGATCCCGTGCAACTGGAGGAACTGCGCGTCGAGCAGATGACCCGCGGCTTCTCCCCCGGCCAGAACCAGCAGGGCGACCTGTTCGCCGAGAGCCTGTTCGACTCGGTCATCTACGTGACCTTCCAGGAACTCGCCACCCGCGTCTCGCACCGCAACACCGGCAAGGCGTGTGCGGAGCCGGTCGCCGACCAGCTGCTGCAGCGGGTCTCGGCCGACGAGAACCTGCACATGATCTTCTACCGCGACGTGTCCGAGGCCGGCTTCGAGATCGCGCCCGATCAGGCCATGCACTCGCTGCACCGGGTCCTGCGCAACTTCAAGATGCCCGGGTACACCGTGCCCGAGTTCCGCCGCAAGGCCGTGATCATCGCCGTCGGCGGCGTCTACGACCCGCGGATCCACCTCGACGACGTGGTGATGCCGGTGCTCAAGAAGTGGCGGATCTTCGAGCGTGAGGACTTCACCGGTGAGGCCGCCCGCATGCGCGACGACCTCGGCGTGCTCGTCGAGGAGCTCAAGGAGGCCTGCGAGAAGTTCGAGAACGCCAAGCAGAAGCGTCTCGAGCGCGAAGCCAAGATGGCCGAGAAGAAGGCCAGTAAGGTCCTCGCGTCATCAGCGTCGTAG
- a CDS encoding oxygenase MpaB family protein has protein sequence MSQDTSAVPLAASESAPLASGCPVTSGGYDGPPPLGPDSLTWKLFGDWRGLLQGPWAGSMQNMHPQLGAAVQEHSIFFMERLPRLLRSLYPIGGVVFDGERAPQTGAEVRDYHIGIKGVDDQGRRYSALNPDVFYWAHSTFFMGTILTAERFGDGLTEDQKRQLFDEHITWYRMYGMSMRPVPETWEEFCEYWDHMCRNVLENNWAAREVLDLSTMPKHPSLQWVPDWMWKLHLKVLGPFAVWVTVGLYDQPVRDLMGYSWSRRDERLHWLFGRVVNLTFKLLPERRRYHPRARSGWDREGGRLPADHPLVHTPARNLPPVEYRDSPMHYCPKV, from the coding sequence GTGAGCCAAGATACTTCTGCGGTACCCCTCGCGGCCAGCGAATCCGCCCCCCTGGCGAGTGGATGTCCGGTGACGTCAGGCGGTTACGACGGCCCACCTCCGCTGGGTCCCGACTCGCTGACATGGAAGCTGTTCGGGGACTGGCGAGGCCTGCTGCAGGGCCCGTGGGCGGGGTCGATGCAGAACATGCATCCCCAACTCGGCGCCGCCGTGCAGGAGCACTCCATCTTCTTCATGGAACGGCTGCCGCGACTGCTGCGCTCGCTGTACCCCATCGGCGGAGTGGTGTTCGACGGCGAGCGTGCCCCGCAGACCGGCGCCGAGGTGCGCGACTACCACATCGGCATCAAGGGCGTCGACGATCAGGGCCGCCGCTACAGCGCGCTGAACCCCGACGTCTTCTACTGGGCGCACTCGACGTTCTTCATGGGCACGATCCTGACCGCCGAGCGCTTCGGCGACGGCCTCACCGAAGACCAGAAGCGCCAACTGTTCGACGAACACATCACCTGGTACCGCATGTACGGGATGAGCATGCGGCCGGTGCCCGAGACGTGGGAGGAGTTCTGCGAGTACTGGGATCACATGTGCCGCAACGTGTTGGAGAACAACTGGGCGGCGCGCGAAGTGCTCGACCTGTCGACCATGCCGAAACATCCGTCGCTGCAATGGGTTCCGGACTGGATGTGGAAGCTGCACCTCAAGGTGCTCGGACCGTTCGCGGTGTGGGTGACCGTGGGCCTGTACGACCAGCCGGTGCGGGATCTGATGGGCTACAGCTGGTCCCGCCGCGACGAGCGGCTGCACTGGTTGTTCGGGCGTGTCGTCAACCTGACGTTCAAGCTGCTGCCCGAACGCAGGCGCTACCACCCCCGGGCCCGGTCCGGCTGGGACCGCGAGGGCGGCAGGCTGCCTGCCGACCACCCGCTGGTCCACACGCCTGCCCGTAACCTGCCGCCGGTCGAGTACCGCGACAGCCCGATGCACTACTGCCCGAAGGTGTAA
- a CDS encoding LCP family protein, translated as MSDGDSPGADATPDPRRPREPRSDWDNQWLTRSSQRSPGAAPWERSEPLKRRAAEPEPVAPEETDEESTGSHTGGVVTVADLIAKLNGDGTGPAEVTPKRRRAEPDPEPDPEPEPEAEAEPPAPATEILAPIVEPILEPIHAPGDPDRQDTEIIPAATSAYAEELPLLADEPGDRVPPYRIGDDTAVIADDEPHRRRRVILAGRAAAALLAVLALVLTGGAWQWQSSKNNSMNRVSALDQDSRDILDPNAQFGDENFLIVGVDSRIGENSGMGAGTTDDAAGARSDTVMLVNIPANRKRVVAVSFPRDLSIDPMECEPWNPETGAYGPITDPESPMYGRETVYTEYKLNSAYAVGGPKCLVKVVQKLSGLSVNRFMAVDFAGFSKMVDALGGVEVCSTEPLEDYELGTVLSTAGRQMVDGHTALNYVRARQVTTEINGDYGRIKRQQRFLSSLLRSLISKEVFFSLSKLNNVVNMFIDDSYVDNIDTRDLVTLGQSIQGVTAGRITFVTVPTTGYADEWGNETPRTDDMRALFDAIINDDPLPGEKNADNTPVPGTPESTTSNPEAEAPAQDDQSTAELVNAVTTEPQDVTVQVSNSTGQTGLGATAANALQQHGFNVTTPDDYPSELNATTVFFSPGNEQAAATVASSFQNPTIERVTGMGDIVQVVLGSDFNAVAAPTPSGSPVQVNVLHDTGSTPAPLPEDLNVTNAADTTCE; from the coding sequence ATGAGTGACGGCGACAGCCCAGGTGCTGATGCCACTCCTGACCCTCGGCGTCCCCGCGAGCCACGGTCCGACTGGGACAACCAATGGCTTACCCGATCGTCGCAGCGATCACCAGGTGCCGCGCCGTGGGAGCGCAGCGAACCGCTGAAGCGGCGCGCGGCCGAACCCGAGCCGGTGGCACCGGAGGAGACCGACGAGGAATCCACGGGCAGCCACACCGGGGGGGTGGTGACCGTCGCCGACCTGATCGCCAAGCTCAACGGCGACGGCACCGGACCCGCCGAGGTCACGCCGAAGCGCAGGCGCGCCGAGCCCGACCCCGAGCCGGACCCCGAGCCCGAGCCGGAAGCCGAAGCCGAGCCGCCCGCCCCCGCGACCGAGATCCTTGCGCCGATCGTCGAACCGATCCTGGAGCCGATCCACGCACCCGGCGATCCGGACCGTCAGGACACCGAGATCATTCCGGCGGCCACCAGCGCCTACGCCGAGGAACTGCCGCTGCTGGCCGACGAACCCGGGGACCGGGTGCCGCCGTACCGGATCGGCGACGACACGGCCGTCATCGCTGACGACGAACCGCACCGACGCCGCCGGGTCATCCTGGCCGGGCGCGCCGCGGCCGCGCTGCTGGCGGTGCTCGCCCTCGTGCTGACCGGCGGCGCCTGGCAGTGGCAGTCCTCGAAGAACAACAGCATGAACCGGGTGTCCGCGCTGGACCAGGACAGCCGCGACATCCTCGATCCCAACGCCCAGTTCGGCGACGAGAACTTCCTGATCGTCGGCGTGGACAGCCGCATCGGCGAGAACAGCGGCATGGGCGCGGGCACCACCGACGACGCCGCGGGCGCCCGCTCCGACACCGTCATGCTGGTCAACATCCCCGCCAACCGGAAACGCGTGGTGGCGGTGTCGTTCCCCCGCGATCTGTCCATCGATCCGATGGAGTGCGAGCCGTGGAACCCCGAGACGGGTGCGTACGGCCCGATCACCGATCCCGAGTCGCCGATGTACGGGCGCGAGACGGTCTACACCGAATACAAGCTGAACTCCGCCTACGCGGTCGGCGGCCCCAAGTGCCTGGTCAAGGTGGTGCAGAAGCTGTCGGGGCTGTCGGTGAACCGCTTCATGGCCGTCGACTTCGCCGGGTTCTCGAAGATGGTCGACGCCCTCGGTGGCGTCGAGGTCTGCAGCACCGAACCGCTCGAGGACTACGAACTCGGCACGGTGCTGTCGACGGCGGGCCGCCAGATGGTCGACGGGCACACCGCGCTCAACTACGTGCGCGCCCGGCAGGTCACGACCGAGATCAACGGCGACTATGGCCGCATCAAACGCCAGCAGCGGTTCCTGTCGTCGCTGCTGCGCTCGCTGATCTCCAAAGAGGTGTTCTTCTCGCTGTCCAAGCTGAACAACGTCGTGAACATGTTCATCGACGACAGCTACGTCGACAACATCGACACCCGCGACCTGGTGACGCTCGGCCAGTCGATCCAGGGGGTGACCGCGGGGCGGATCACGTTCGTGACCGTGCCGACCACCGGCTACGCCGACGAGTGGGGCAACGAGACCCCGCGCACCGACGACATGCGGGCCCTGTTCGACGCGATCATCAACGACGACCCGCTGCCCGGCGAGAAGAACGCCGACAACACCCCGGTGCCCGGCACCCCGGAGTCGACGACGTCGAACCCCGAGGCCGAGGCCCCGGCACAGGACGACCAGTCGACCGCGGAACTGGTCAACGCGGTCACCACCGAACCGCAGGACGTCACGGTCCAGGTGTCGAACTCGACGGGGCAGACCGGCCTGGGCGCCACCGCGGCCAACGCCCTGCAGCAGCACGGGTTCAACGTCACCACCCCGGACGACTACCCGAGCGAGCTCAACGCGACGACGGTGTTCTTCTCCCCCGGCAACGAACAGGCCGCGGCGACGGTCGCGTCGTCGTTCCAGAATCCGACGATCGAACGCGTCACCGGGATGGGCGACATCGTCCAGGTGGTGCTCGGCAGCGATTTCAACGCCGTCGCCGCGCCGACTCCCAGCGGCTCGCCGGTACAGGTGAACGTGTTACATGACACCGGCAGCACGCCCGCTCCGCTGCCCGAGGACCTCAACGTCACCAACGCGGCCGATACCACGTGTGAGTGA
- the dusB gene encoding tRNA dihydrouridine synthase DusB, whose product MRIGPLALPSPVVLAPMAGVTNVAFRTLCRELEIAKAGTVSGLYVCEMVTARALVERHPVTMHMTAFAPDESPRSLQLYTVDPATTYAAAKMIADEGMADHIDMNFGCPVPKVTKRGGGAALPYKRKLFGQIVRAAVTATQGTDIPVTVKFRIGIDDDHHTHLDAGRIAAEEGAAAVALHARTAAQRYSGTADWDQIGALKAHVTSVPVLGNGDIFDADDAVAMMAATGCDGVVIGRGCLGRPWLFAELSAKFTGRPLPVPPTLGEVADIVRRHGELLTDHFGEDKAMRDIRKHVAWYLHGFPAGSDLRRALALVKTRAELSALLDQLDPDVPFPAAAAGPRGRQGSAASVSLPEGWLADPDDCTVPAGADVMHSGG is encoded by the coding sequence TTGCGGATCGGGCCGCTGGCGTTGCCCAGCCCGGTCGTGCTGGCACCGATGGCCGGGGTCACCAACGTCGCCTTCCGCACCCTGTGCCGTGAGCTCGAGATCGCCAAGGCGGGGACGGTCAGCGGCCTGTACGTGTGCGAGATGGTGACTGCCCGCGCGCTCGTCGAGCGTCATCCGGTCACCATGCACATGACCGCGTTCGCGCCCGACGAGTCGCCGCGATCGCTGCAGCTCTACACCGTCGACCCGGCCACCACCTACGCCGCGGCGAAGATGATCGCCGACGAGGGCATGGCCGACCACATCGACATGAACTTCGGCTGCCCGGTCCCCAAGGTCACCAAGCGCGGCGGCGGCGCCGCGCTGCCCTACAAGCGCAAGCTCTTCGGGCAGATTGTGCGCGCCGCAGTCACCGCCACTCAGGGCACCGACATCCCCGTCACCGTCAAGTTCCGCATCGGCATCGACGATGACCACCACACCCACCTCGACGCCGGCCGCATCGCCGCCGAGGAGGGTGCGGCCGCCGTCGCCCTGCACGCGCGCACCGCGGCCCAGCGCTACTCCGGCACCGCCGACTGGGACCAGATCGGCGCGCTGAAGGCGCACGTGACCTCCGTTCCGGTGCTGGGCAACGGCGACATCTTCGACGCCGACGACGCGGTGGCGATGATGGCCGCCACCGGCTGCGACGGCGTCGTGATCGGCCGCGGCTGCCTGGGCCGGCCGTGGCTGTTCGCCGAGCTGTCGGCGAAGTTCACCGGCCGCCCCCTGCCGGTGCCGCCCACGCTCGGCGAGGTCGCCGACATCGTCCGCAGGCACGGCGAACTGCTCACCGACCACTTCGGTGAGGACAAGGCGATGCGCGACATCCGCAAGCACGTGGCCTGGTATCTGCACGGATTCCCGGCCGGATCGGACCTTCGCCGCGCGCTCGCGCTGGTCAAGACCCGCGCCGAGCTCTCCGCACTGCTCGACCAGCTCGACCCCGACGTCCCCTTCCCGGCCGCGGCGGCCGGTCCGCGTGGACGGCAGGGTTCGGCGGCTTCGGTGTCCCTTCCCGAGGGCTGGCTGGCCGACCCCGACGACTGCACGGTGCCCGCGGGTGCGGACGTCATGCACTCCGGCGGCTGA
- a CDS encoding UBP-type zinc finger domain-containing protein — protein MTEAINPAAVPSGTGCAECEADSGWWVHLRRCAACGHIGCCDDSLARHASAHWRETGHPIIRSFEPGEDWFWNFETDTYYDGPALADPQSHPADQPAPGPRGRVPSDWVQQLRAR, from the coding sequence ATGACCGAGGCGATCAATCCCGCGGCGGTGCCGAGCGGAACCGGCTGCGCCGAATGCGAAGCGGACAGCGGCTGGTGGGTGCACCTGCGCCGGTGTGCGGCTTGCGGGCACATCGGGTGCTGTGACGATTCGCTGGCCCGGCACGCTTCGGCGCACTGGCGGGAGACGGGCCATCCGATCATCCGGTCGTTCGAGCCCGGCGAGGACTGGTTCTGGAACTTCGAGACCGACACCTACTACGACGGTCCGGCGCTGGCCGATCCGCAGAGCCATCCGGCCGACCAACCCGCTCCGGGTCCGCGGGGCCGGGTGCCGTCGGACTGGGTGCAGCAGCTGCGCGCCAGGTGA
- a CDS encoding TetR/AcrR family transcriptional regulator gives MTVTSEAPGAVEDRNNFRQRLLDALESSIAEDGYQRTTVADIVRRARTSRRTFYEHFDGREACFLALLAEAYAGQVQQISAAVDPNSPWRVQVRQAIEAWISSAESRSALMLSATRDLPAIGAAARDLQREVTENFITMVQALGDTDEFHSAGIGPVSRQRVVMLLGGLRELTAITVEDGGRMSDITDEAVAASIALLRPDPA, from the coding sequence ATGACCGTGACAAGCGAAGCCCCCGGCGCGGTGGAGGACAGAAACAACTTCCGCCAGCGGCTCCTCGACGCGCTCGAATCCTCGATCGCCGAGGACGGCTACCAGAGGACCACCGTCGCCGACATCGTGCGGCGTGCCCGTACGTCGCGGCGGACCTTCTACGAACACTTCGACGGCCGGGAGGCCTGCTTCCTCGCGCTGCTCGCCGAGGCCTACGCGGGCCAGGTGCAGCAGATCTCGGCCGCGGTCGACCCCAACTCGCCGTGGCGGGTCCAGGTGCGCCAGGCCATCGAAGCGTGGATCTCGTCGGCCGAATCGCGTTCGGCGCTGATGCTGAGCGCCACCCGCGACCTGCCGGCCATCGGCGCGGCCGCCCGCGATCTGCAGCGCGAGGTGACGGAGAACTTCATCACGATGGTGCAGGCGCTCGGCGACACCGACGAGTTCCACTCCGCGGGGATCGGACCCGTCTCCCGCCAGCGCGTCGTGATGCTGCTCGGCGGCCTGCGCGAGCTGACCGCGATCACCGTCGAAGACGGCGGCCGCATGAGCGACATCACCGACGAGGCCGTCGCCGCCTCCATCGCGCTGCTGCGGCCCGACCCCGCCTGA
- a CDS encoding TetR/AcrR family transcriptional regulator, translating into MPAAPARRIRADAQRNREALLRAARETFAADGIFAPIDGIATAAGLGNATLYRNFPTRDDLLAAVIEDSVCELLAESEAFERDLDADAALREWLYQLAWRLRIWHDLPTCIATAYDDDASPVQTVCARLTERTAVFLERLRREGGAAASVTADDLFQLVTAVSWAVDRFGDDPERARERVALATAGVFLR; encoded by the coding sequence ATGCCGGCTGCGCCCGCGCGCCGTATACGTGCCGACGCCCAGCGCAACCGCGAGGCGCTCCTGCGCGCCGCCCGCGAGACATTCGCGGCGGACGGCATCTTCGCGCCGATCGACGGCATCGCGACCGCGGCGGGGCTGGGCAACGCGACCCTGTACCGGAACTTCCCCACGCGTGACGACCTGTTGGCCGCCGTCATCGAGGACAGCGTGTGCGAGTTGCTGGCCGAGTCGGAGGCATTCGAGCGCGACCTGGACGCGGACGCGGCACTGCGCGAGTGGCTCTACCAGCTCGCCTGGCGCCTGCGGATCTGGCACGACCTGCCGACGTGCATCGCCACCGCCTACGACGACGACGCGTCGCCGGTGCAGACGGTGTGTGCGCGACTCACCGAACGCACGGCGGTCTTCCTCGAGCGGCTCCGGCGCGAGGGCGGCGCCGCCGCGTCGGTCACCGCCGACGATCTGTTCCAACTCGTCACGGCCGTCTCGTGGGCCGTCGACCGGTTCGGCGACGATCCGGAGCGGGCTCGGGAGCGGGTGGCGCTGGCGACCGCCGGGGTGTTCCTCCGCTGA
- a CDS encoding WS/DGAT/MGAT family O-acyltransferase, whose protein sequence is MKLISPTDSMFLLAESREHPMHVGGLQLFEPPDGISGAEFLREIHQAMVEQTDFQETFRKHPGTLLGGVANLTWAVDDEVDLDYHLRRSALPTPGRVRELLELTSRLHGGLLDRHRPLWEAHLVEGLSDGRFAVYVKFHHALIDGVSALKLTQRTLSTDPDDTQVRVPWNLPYKRRTEQHESKSLLRNVSDRVGAVAALAPSTLGLARAALLEQQLQLPFGAPRTMFNVPIGGARRVAAQSWPLERIRAVKQATGATVNDVILAMCAGALRFYLIEQDALPDAPLIAMVPVSLRTEEEADAGGNMTGVVLCNLATDDDDPGRRLDTISTSMRRNKQVFTQLPRVQQLALSASMIAPLGLGAVPGFVSAAPPPFNIVISNVPGSRVPLYWRGARLDGNYPFSIALDGQALNITMANNGDNLDFGLVGARGSVPHLQRLLGHLEDSLKELERAVGV, encoded by the coding sequence ATGAAGCTGATCTCGCCGACCGATTCGATGTTCTTGCTCGCCGAGTCACGAGAGCATCCGATGCACGTCGGCGGGCTACAGCTGTTCGAACCCCCCGACGGCATCTCGGGCGCGGAGTTCCTCCGGGAGATCCATCAGGCGATGGTCGAGCAGACCGACTTCCAAGAGACCTTCCGCAAGCACCCGGGCACCCTGCTCGGCGGCGTCGCCAATCTCACGTGGGCCGTCGACGACGAGGTCGACCTCGACTACCACCTGCGCCGCTCGGCACTGCCCACGCCGGGGCGGGTGCGCGAACTGCTGGAGCTGACGTCGCGGCTGCACGGCGGGCTGCTCGACCGCCACCGGCCGCTGTGGGAGGCACACCTGGTCGAGGGGCTCAGCGACGGGCGCTTCGCGGTGTACGTGAAGTTCCACCACGCGCTGATCGACGGGGTGTCGGCGCTGAAGCTGACCCAGCGCACGCTGTCGACCGATCCCGACGACACCCAGGTGCGGGTGCCGTGGAACCTGCCGTACAAACGGCGCACCGAGCAGCACGAGTCCAAATCGCTGTTGCGCAACGTCAGCGATCGCGTGGGAGCCGTTGCCGCACTGGCACCTTCGACGCTCGGACTGGCGCGGGCGGCACTGCTCGAACAGCAACTGCAGCTGCCGTTCGGCGCACCGAGGACGATGTTCAACGTGCCGATCGGCGGGGCCCGCCGGGTGGCGGCACAGTCGTGGCCGCTGGAGCGCATCCGGGCGGTCAAACAGGCCACCGGCGCGACGGTCAACGACGTCATCCTCGCGATGTGCGCCGGCGCGCTGCGCTTCTACCTCATCGAGCAGGACGCGCTGCCGGATGCGCCGCTGATCGCGATGGTGCCGGTGAGCCTGCGCACCGAGGAGGAAGCCGACGCGGGCGGGAACATGACCGGGGTGGTGCTGTGCAACCTCGCCACCGACGACGACGATCCGGGCCGCCGCCTCGACACCATCAGCACCTCGATGCGCCGCAACAAGCAGGTGTTCACCCAGTTGCCGCGGGTGCAGCAGCTGGCGCTGTCGGCGTCGATGATCGCGCCGCTGGGCCTGGGTGCGGTGCCCGGTTTCGTCTCGGCCGCTCCCCCGCCGTTCAACATCGTGATCTCCAACGTGCCGGGCAGTCGGGTGCCGTTGTACTGGCGCGGCGCCCGCCTCGACGGGAACTACCCGTTCTCGATCGCGCTGGACGGGCAGGCGCTGAACATCACGATGGCCAACAACGGCGACAACCTCGACTTCGGACTGGTCGGCGCCCGCGGCAGCGTGCCGCATCTGCAGCGGCTGCTGGGCCACCTCGAGGATTCGCTGAAGGAACTCGAACGCGCCGTCGGGGTGTGA